One genomic segment of Melospiza georgiana isolate bMelGeo1 chromosome 21, bMelGeo1.pri, whole genome shotgun sequence includes these proteins:
- the PCTP gene encoding phosphatidylcholine transfer protein, translated as MAAPPELEAAAGTAAPPEGQEALSRGFSEEQFGAACRELDQPAPAAAGPWQLLVETMGVRIYRLYHQQSGLYEYKIFGGLADIPPKLCADVYMDLDFRKKWDQYVKELYEETYDGEKVIYWEVKYPFPLSNRDYVYIRESREMDVQGRKIWVVLAKSVAVPQCPEKPGIIRVKSYKQSLVIESDGKAGSKVYMYYFDNPGGMIPTWLVNWAAKSGVPAFLKDIQKACLNYSKTHGC; from the exons ATGGCGGCGCCGCCGGAGCTGGAGGCAGCGGCGGGGACGGCGGCGCCGCCGGAGGGGCAGGAGGCGCTGTCGCGGGGCTTCTCGGAGGAGCAGTTTGGGGCCGCCTGCCGGGAGCTGGACCAGCCGGCGCCGGCCGCGGCGgggccctggcagctcctggtggagACCATGGGCGTGCGGATCTACCGGCTGTACCACCAG CAATCAGGACTTTATGAATATAAAATCTTTGGTGGTCTTGCTGACATTCCCCCAAAATTGTGTGCAGATGTCTACATGGACTTGGATTTCAGAAAAAAGTGGGATCAGTATGTTAAAG AACTGTATGAGGAAACATATGATGGTGAAAAAGTAATCTACTGGGAAGTGAAGTACCCTTTTCCTCTCTCAAACAGAGAT TATGTCTATATCCGGGAGAGCCGGGAGATGGATGTGCAGGGGAGGAAGATCTGGGTTGTGTTGGCAAAAAGTGTGGCTGTTCCTCAGTGCCCTGAGAAGCCTGGCATTATCAGAGTTAAGAGCTATAAACAAAGCCTGGTAATTGAAAGTGATGGCAAGGCTGGAAGTAAAG TCTATATGTACTATTTTGATAATCCTGGTGGCATGATTCCAACCTGGCTGGTCAACTGGGCTGCCAAG AGTGGTGTGCCTGCTTTCTTGAAGGATATACAAAAAGCTTGCCTTAATTATTCTAAGACACATGGGTGTTGA